The following are from one region of the Bradyrhizobium sediminis genome:
- a CDS encoding enoyl-CoA hydratase: protein MITEIDTGTNELLCVIRDRVAIITLNRPEVRNAMSDNLTPALRNMIKASGENPDVGALLITGAGTAFCAGGNVKGMGAHRDKTKLEMSYDEKVADLQERQRLLTGALVSVRKPTIAALPGPAVGAGLALAMACDIRIAAESAFVSTGYLRVALSGDYGIAWLLTRLVGTSRARELMFTGDKVEAKRAETIGLVNRVVPDAKLQEEAFALAKSMAEGPTLALRYMKDNLDEALLFDFATARDHEAERLVRLTTTADHREAVQAFIDKRRPVFKGN from the coding sequence ATGATTACCGAGATCGACACCGGCACCAATGAACTGTTGTGCGTCATCCGCGACCGCGTCGCCATCATCACGCTGAACCGCCCGGAAGTCCGCAACGCGATGTCGGACAATCTGACGCCGGCGCTGCGCAACATGATCAAGGCCAGCGGCGAGAATCCAGACGTCGGCGCGCTGCTGATCACCGGCGCCGGCACCGCCTTCTGCGCCGGCGGCAACGTCAAGGGCATGGGCGCCCATCGCGACAAGACGAAGCTGGAGATGTCCTATGACGAGAAGGTCGCGGACCTTCAGGAACGCCAGCGATTGTTGACAGGCGCGCTGGTCTCGGTGCGCAAGCCGACCATCGCAGCGCTGCCCGGCCCCGCGGTCGGCGCCGGCCTGGCGCTGGCCATGGCCTGCGACATCCGGATCGCCGCCGAATCGGCCTTCGTCTCCACCGGCTATCTGCGGGTGGCGCTGAGCGGCGACTACGGTATCGCATGGCTGTTGACGCGGCTGGTCGGAACATCGCGGGCGCGCGAACTGATGTTCACCGGCGACAAGGTCGAGGCGAAGCGGGCCGAGACGATCGGCCTCGTTAACCGCGTGGTGCCGGACGCCAAGCTTCAGGAAGAGGCCTTTGCACTGGCGAAATCGATGGCGGAAGGCCCGACGCTGGCGTTGCGCTACATGAAGGACAATCTCGATGAAGCCCTGCTGTTCGATTTCGCCACCGCGCGCGACCATGAGGCGGAGCGGCTGGTCCGCCTCACCACGACCGCCGACCACCGCGAAGCAGTGCAGGCCTTCATCGACAAGCGCAGGCCGGTGTTCAAGGGAAACTAG
- a CDS encoding IS630 family transposase gives MISDAMKVRLRPGDRAILEARLRAGSTEQRQLLRIRIVLEAAGGHATREIARELETTPTTVSLWRIRYAREGLDGLEDRLRSGTPPIYDEATDQRIRKVLDQPPPKGFARWNGPLIARALGDVDVQYVWRSLRKQKIDLAGRKSWCESNDPDFAAKAADVVGLYLAPPKNAIVLCVDEKPSIQALERAQGYLKLPNGRALTGQSHDYKRHGTTTLFAAFEVATGKVRATHKKRRRRKEFLDFMDDVVAAYPKARLKVILDNLNTHQKNDEWLKRHPLVTFHFTPTRASWLNQVEGWFSILQGQSLTGASFTSVEQLKQHINAFVKAYNKHAEPFIWTKSKVHQRRVKGRRLSDL, from the coding sequence ATGATAAGCGATGCCATGAAAGTCCGGCTGCGGCCGGGAGATCGCGCGATCCTTGAAGCGCGGTTGCGCGCCGGCAGCACCGAGCAGCGGCAGCTGTTGCGGATACGGATCGTGTTGGAGGCGGCCGGCGGGCACGCGACACGGGAGATCGCCCGCGAGCTGGAGACGACGCCGACCACGGTCAGCTTGTGGCGTATCCGTTACGCGCGCGAAGGCCTTGATGGGCTGGAGGATCGGCTGCGGTCCGGCACCCCGCCGATCTACGACGAGGCGACCGACCAGCGCATTCGCAAGGTTCTCGACCAGCCGCCGCCCAAGGGTTTTGCACGCTGGAACGGGCCACTGATCGCGCGGGCTTTGGGCGACGTCGATGTGCAGTATGTTTGGCGATCGCTGCGCAAGCAGAAGATCGATCTGGCCGGACGCAAAAGCTGGTGCGAGAGCAACGACCCGGATTTTGCGGCAAAGGCCGCCGATGTGGTCGGCCTCTATCTGGCGCCGCCGAAGAACGCGATCGTCCTGTGCGTCGATGAGAAACCGTCGATCCAGGCACTTGAACGGGCGCAGGGTTACTTGAAACTGCCGAACGGGCGCGCCCTGACCGGGCAAAGCCACGACTACAAGCGGCATGGCACGACAACCCTGTTTGCCGCCTTTGAGGTCGCCACTGGCAAGGTCCGGGCCACACACAAGAAACGCCGTCGCCGCAAGGAATTCCTCGACTTCATGGATGACGTCGTCGCCGCCTATCCAAAGGCACGGCTCAAGGTCATCCTCGACAATCTGAATACGCACCAGAAGAACGACGAATGGCTGAAACGCCACCCGCTTGTGACATTCCACTTTACGCCGACACGCGCCTCGTGGCTCAATCAGGTCGAGGGCTGGTTCTCCATCTTGCAGGGCCAGTCGCTGACCGGCGCATCATTCACCTCGGTCGAGCAACTCAAGCAGCACATTAATGCCTTCGTCAAAGCCTACAACAAACATGCGGAGCCGTTCATCTGGACAAAATCCAAAGTCCACCAGCGCCGCGTCAAAGGACGCCGTCTTAGTGACTTATGA
- a CDS encoding GNAT family N-acetyltransferase: MTALRLDDLRQHSDILRLRSGKSLTVRFVEPRDADALQSYFRSLSTRSRYNRFLGAISELPPAELDRFVHVGEADRFSVVAMMTVDGAETIVGEARYAFDAETDSFEFGLSIHDRWQGHGVGSVLLGNLECRAAAFGATRLFGDTLRSNDAMLGLARKSGFAFTHSPGDWKLARFEKHIDVAPQEIPCASWRLAARQMAHQVSI, translated from the coding sequence ATGACCGCGCTTCGTCTCGACGACCTCCGGCAGCATTCCGATATCCTGCGCCTGCGCAGCGGCAAGTCGCTGACCGTGCGCTTCGTCGAGCCACGCGACGCAGACGCGTTGCAGAGCTACTTCCGGTCGCTCTCGACCCGCTCCCGCTACAACCGCTTCCTCGGCGCCATCAGCGAATTGCCGCCGGCCGAACTCGATCGTTTCGTCCATGTCGGCGAGGCCGACCGCTTCAGCGTGGTCGCAATGATGACGGTCGACGGCGCCGAGACCATCGTCGGCGAAGCCCGCTATGCGTTCGACGCCGAGACCGATAGTTTCGAGTTCGGCCTGTCGATCCACGACCGCTGGCAGGGCCACGGCGTGGGCTCCGTATTGCTCGGCAATCTGGAATGCCGCGCGGCGGCGTTCGGCGCCACGCGGCTGTTTGGCGACACGCTGCGTTCCAACGACGCCATGCTCGGCCTTGCCCGCAAGTCCGGTTTCGCCTTCACGCACTCGCCCGGCGACTGGAAACTGGCGCGCTTCGAAAAGCACATCGACGTCGCGCCGCAGGAAATTCCCTGCGCCAGCTGGCGGCTGGCGGCCCGGCAGATGGCGCATCAGGTCTCGATCTGA
- a CDS encoding DUF1127 domain-containing protein, which translates to MSTLTHESMINNHQSGGFAGVVDTFRVWRKRQHDRRQLAELTSRDLHDIGLSWSDIVHEAEKPFWRA; encoded by the coding sequence ATGTCCACTTTGACCCATGAATCGATGATAAATAATCATCAATCCGGTGGTTTCGCCGGGGTCGTCGACACCTTCCGCGTCTGGCGCAAGCGCCAGCATGACCGGCGCCAACTGGCCGAACTCACCAGCCGTGACCTGCACGACATCGGCCTGTCCTGGAGCGACATCGTCCACGAAGCCGAAAAGCCGTTTTGGCGGGCTTGA
- a CDS encoding transcriptional regulator GcvA: MTARLPSLNGLRAFEAAARHLSFTVAASELNVTQTAISHQIRRLEQELGIKLFVRQNRALTLTPEAKEYLPGVRAAFNDLRLATDRLQRRDNDHVLTVSTLASLAAKWLLPKLSAFQEAHPGIDVRITTSTTLVDFKSGDVDAAIRYGRGQWPGLRADWLMADQLFPVCSPALLAGDKPLRQPEDLADHVLLHTSGGAEDDWRLWLTAAGLPTNLSKQPGVTFDLTFMTLQAAIDGLGVAMGRTSYVEADIAKGRLVVPFDIALPVDAGFYLVSPEARADAPKLAAFRHWLKASIHGKREELGKPEPRPEPNEPARRRRV; the protein is encoded by the coding sequence ATGACCGCGAGACTGCCGTCGCTGAATGGATTGCGCGCCTTCGAGGCCGCGGCCCGGCATCTGAGCTTCACCGTTGCGGCGTCCGAGCTGAACGTCACGCAGACCGCGATCAGCCATCAGATCCGGCGGCTCGAGCAGGAGCTCGGCATCAAACTGTTCGTCCGGCAGAACCGCGCGCTGACGCTGACGCCGGAGGCCAAGGAATATCTCCCCGGGGTCCGCGCCGCGTTCAACGATCTCAGGCTCGCCACCGACCGGCTGCAGCGCCGGGACAACGACCATGTGCTGACGGTCAGCACATTGGCCTCGCTGGCGGCGAAGTGGCTGCTGCCGAAACTTTCCGCATTCCAGGAGGCGCATCCCGGCATCGACGTCCGCATCACCACTTCAACCACCCTCGTCGATTTCAAGAGCGGCGATGTCGATGCCGCGATCCGCTATGGCCGCGGTCAATGGCCGGGCCTGCGCGCCGACTGGCTGATGGCCGACCAGCTATTCCCGGTCTGCAGTCCGGCCTTGCTGGCGGGCGACAAGCCGCTGCGGCAGCCGGAGGATCTCGCCGACCACGTGCTGCTTCACACCAGCGGCGGAGCGGAGGACGACTGGCGGCTGTGGCTCACGGCCGCGGGCCTGCCGACCAACCTCTCGAAACAGCCCGGCGTCACCTTCGATCTCACCTTCATGACCCTGCAGGCCGCGATCGACGGGCTCGGCGTCGCCATGGGCCGGACCTCCTACGTCGAGGCCGATATCGCCAAGGGCCGCCTGGTGGTGCCGTTCGATATCGCCCTGCCGGTGGACGCCGGCTTCTACCTGGTGTCGCCCGAGGCCAGGGCCGATGCCCCCAAACTGGCGGCATTTCGGCATTGGCTAAAGGCATCGATCCATGGCAAACGGGAAGAGCTTGGCAAACCCGAGCCGCGGCCTGAACCGAACGAGCCCGCCCGGCGCCGCCGGGTTTGA
- the tcuA gene encoding FAD-dependent tricarballylate dehydrogenase TcuA: MVDLSRKFDCLVIGGGNAALCAAISARRSGASVLVLEGAPKFYRGGNTRHTRNMRCAHDAATDILTGPYTEQEFWEDLQLVTEGQTDEELARHMIRESKDILGWVVEQGVRWQPSLGGTLSLGRTNSFFLGGGRAMLNALYLTAERLGVDILYDAEVLDLDIDNGMFLSADLKQGDGRVTVRAATLVAAAGGFEANIEWLKQYWGEAADNFLIRGTPYNRGSILKMLLNKGVQQVGDPTQCHAVAIDARAPKFDGGIITRHDSVVFGIVVNKHGLRFYDEGEDIWPKRYAIWGRLVAAQPDQIAYIVFDASVRNSFMPTLFPPIEANSIAELAGKFELDAAVLEKTVAEFNAAVRPGTFDHTILDDCRTEGLTPPKTHWARKIETPPYYAYPVRPGITFTYLGTRVNKQARMLMKDGKPAANMFAAGEIMAGNVLGKGYAAGIGMTIGSVFGRIAGREAAQNARN; this comes from the coding sequence ATGGTCGACCTCTCCCGAAAATTCGATTGTTTGGTGATCGGCGGCGGCAACGCGGCGCTGTGCGCCGCAATCAGCGCGCGGCGCTCCGGCGCTTCGGTGCTGGTGCTGGAAGGCGCCCCGAAATTCTATCGCGGCGGCAACACCCGCCACACCCGCAACATGCGCTGCGCCCATGACGCGGCGACCGACATCCTGACCGGGCCCTATACCGAGCAGGAATTCTGGGAAGATTTGCAGCTTGTGACCGAGGGCCAGACCGACGAGGAACTCGCCCGCCACATGATCCGGGAGTCGAAGGACATCCTGGGCTGGGTGGTCGAACAGGGCGTGCGCTGGCAGCCGTCGCTCGGCGGCACGCTGAGCCTCGGCCGCACCAACTCGTTCTTCCTCGGCGGCGGCCGGGCGATGCTGAACGCGCTGTATCTCACCGCCGAACGGCTCGGCGTCGACATCCTCTACGACGCCGAAGTGCTCGACCTCGACATCGACAACGGCATGTTTCTCTCCGCTGATCTCAAGCAGGGCGACGGCCGCGTCACGGTGCGCGCCGCGACGCTGGTGGCGGCCGCCGGCGGCTTCGAGGCCAACATCGAATGGCTGAAGCAGTATTGGGGCGAGGCCGCCGACAATTTCCTGATCCGCGGCACGCCCTATAATCGCGGATCGATCCTGAAAATGCTGCTTAACAAGGGCGTCCAGCAGGTCGGCGATCCCACCCAATGCCACGCGGTGGCGATCGACGCCCGGGCGCCGAAATTCGACGGCGGCATCATCACCCGGCACGACTCGGTCGTGTTCGGCATCGTCGTCAACAAGCACGGCTTGCGGTTCTACGACGAGGGCGAGGATATCTGGCCGAAGCGCTATGCGATCTGGGGCCGGCTGGTCGCGGCCCAACCCGACCAGATCGCCTACATCGTCTTCGATGCCAGCGTGCGCAACAGCTTCATGCCGACGCTGTTCCCGCCGATCGAGGCCAACTCGATCGCCGAACTCGCCGGCAAGTTCGAACTCGATGCGGCGGTGCTGGAAAAAACCGTCGCCGAGTTCAACGCCGCGGTCAGGCCCGGCACCTTCGATCACACCATCCTCGACGATTGCCGCACCGAGGGCCTGACGCCGCCGAAGACGCATTGGGCGCGGAAGATCGAAACGCCGCCCTATTATGCCTATCCGGTGCGGCCCGGCATCACCTTCACCTATCTCGGCACCCGCGTGAACAAACAGGCGCGCATGCTGATGAAGGACGGCAAGCCTGCCGCCAACATGTTCGCCGCCGGCGAGATCATGGCGGGCAACGTGCTCGGCAAGGGCTACGCCGCCGGCATCGGCATGACCATCGGCAGCGTGTTCGGGCGGATCGCGGGACGGGAAGCGGCGCAAAATGCACGGAACTAA
- the tcuB gene encoding tricarballylate utilization 4Fe-4S protein TcuB: MHGTKILEEADRLMTVCNSCRYCEGLCAVFPAMEMRRSFSDGDLNYFANLCHACGACYTDCQFSPPHEFNVNVPKTLAVARAESWAAYAWPRAFAGLFARNGLAISLIAALSVAAFIFGFAALNDRQVLFGIHTGPGAFYKLMPHNAMAALFGAALLYALVALVMGVRAFWRDIGEPIGMLVDPPSLWQAMKDATQLRYLDGGGVGCVNEDERPSDLRKIHHHLTFYGFALCFAATCVATLYHYLIAREAPYPWWDLPVVLGTLGGIGLLIGPAGLLAEKWKRDPALVDQKRMGMDVAFIAMLFLTSLTGMALLLLRDTAAMGPLLALHLGVVFSLFITMPYGKFVHGIYRFVALVRYARERRMMAGV, encoded by the coding sequence ATGCACGGAACTAAGATCCTCGAGGAAGCCGACCGGCTGATGACGGTCTGCAATTCCTGCCGCTACTGCGAAGGCCTCTGCGCGGTTTTTCCGGCGATGGAAATGCGCCGTTCGTTTTCCGACGGCGACCTCAATTATTTCGCCAATCTCTGCCACGCTTGCGGCGCCTGCTACACCGACTGCCAGTTCTCGCCGCCGCATGAATTCAACGTCAACGTCCCGAAGACGCTGGCCGTCGCCCGCGCCGAATCCTGGGCCGCCTATGCCTGGCCCCGCGCCTTTGCCGGCCTGTTCGCGCGCAACGGGCTTGCCATCAGCCTGATCGCAGCGCTCAGCGTCGCGGCGTTCATCTTCGGCTTCGCCGCGCTGAACGACCGGCAGGTGCTGTTCGGAATCCATACCGGCCCCGGCGCGTTCTACAAACTGATGCCGCACAACGCGATGGCCGCGCTGTTCGGCGCGGCGTTGCTTTATGCGTTGGTCGCGCTTGTCATGGGCGTGCGCGCATTCTGGCGCGATATCGGCGAGCCGATCGGCATGCTGGTGGATCCGCCCTCGCTGTGGCAGGCGATGAAGGATGCAACGCAACTGCGCTATCTCGACGGCGGCGGGGTCGGCTGCGTCAACGAGGACGAGCGGCCGAGCGACCTGCGCAAGATCCATCATCACCTGACCTTCTACGGATTCGCACTCTGCTTCGCCGCAACCTGCGTCGCGACGCTGTATCACTACCTGATCGCGCGCGAGGCGCCGTATCCATGGTGGGACCTGCCGGTCGTGCTGGGCACGCTGGGCGGCATCGGACTTCTGATCGGACCGGCGGGCTTGCTCGCCGAAAAATGGAAGCGCGACCCGGCACTGGTCGATCAGAAGCGCATGGGCATGGACGTCGCCTTCATCGCCATGCTGTTCCTGACCAGCCTGACCGGCATGGCGCTGCTGCTGTTGCGCGACACCGCGGCGATGGGTCCGCTGCTGGCGCTGCATCTCGGCGTGGTGTTCTCGCTGTTCATCACCATGCCCTACGGCAAATTCGTGCACGGCATCTATCGCTTTGTCGCGCTGGTGCGCTATGCGAGGGAGCGGCGGATGATGGCGGGAGTCTAA
- a CDS encoding L,D-transpeptidase, whose protein sequence is MLNRFAARSTGAMRIWGPPVIVTFAAMTALTAGAAARQARPAPPTEAAAPRETGEPVMAIVSIKSQQVTFYDADGWILRAPVSTGTTGRETPAGVFAVLEKNKDHRSNMYDDASMPNMQRITWNGIALHGGPLPGYAASHGCVRMPFGFAEKLFEKTWIGMRVIISPDNAEPVEFSHPALLVPKAEAIAAAPARAEALAREAAEAARSAGEAKKAAAKAPREAASLTSSLRKLEGLKTRAEAELAAADKALAAAKADEARARAEDLKQKGAARAADLGTQLDTARADAKPKLEAAAAAKDVAKAAERRKADTAKAAGEAKLALEPASIFISRATQKLYVRRNTHKPAPDGGGEVFDATIEVPVTIRDPGKRIGTHVFTAMARNDAGLRWNAVTIDNADDAKAALDRITIPQAVLERIAPTALPRSSIVISDEPLSAETNYRTEFVAVLSHQPQGGFITRKPTPDIYVAEQNFWGDNSGFGFFSQPNRDFQPANPRPRGDPYYRQRQPGWW, encoded by the coding sequence ATGTTAAATCGATTTGCGGCGCGATCCACCGGGGCGATGCGAATTTGGGGGCCTCCCGTCATTGTGACGTTCGCGGCGATGACGGCGCTGACCGCCGGCGCCGCGGCGAGACAGGCCCGCCCCGCGCCACCCACCGAGGCTGCGGCGCCGCGCGAGACAGGCGAGCCGGTCATGGCGATCGTCTCGATCAAGAGCCAGCAGGTCACCTTCTACGACGCCGACGGCTGGATCCTGCGCGCGCCGGTATCGACCGGCACCACGGGACGCGAGACGCCAGCCGGCGTCTTCGCCGTCCTCGAGAAGAACAAGGACCATCGCTCGAACATGTATGACGATGCCTCGATGCCGAACATGCAGCGCATCACCTGGAACGGCATCGCGCTGCACGGCGGGCCGCTGCCCGGATATGCGGCCTCGCACGGCTGCGTGCGCATGCCCTTTGGCTTTGCCGAGAAGCTGTTCGAGAAGACGTGGATCGGGATGCGCGTGATCATCTCGCCTGATAACGCCGAGCCGGTCGAGTTCTCCCATCCTGCCCTGTTGGTGCCGAAGGCAGAGGCCATCGCGGCCGCGCCGGCCAGGGCCGAGGCGCTCGCCCGCGAGGCGGCCGAGGCTGCGAGGTCAGCCGGCGAGGCGAAGAAAGCCGCCGCGAAAGCACCGCGCGAGGCGGCATCGCTGACGTCGTCGCTGCGCAAGCTGGAGGGGCTCAAGACCCGCGCCGAGGCCGAACTCGCCGCCGCCGACAAGGCGCTCGCCGCCGCCAAAGCGGATGAGGCCAGAGCGCGGGCCGAGGATCTCAAGCAAAAGGGCGCCGCCAGGGCCGCGGACCTGGGCACGCAACTCGACACCGCCAGGGCCGACGCGAAACCGAAGCTCGAGGCCGCCGCCGCCGCCAAGGACGTCGCCAAGGCGGCCGAGAGGAGGAAGGCCGACACCGCCAAGGCGGCAGGCGAAGCCAAGCTCGCACTGGAGCCGGCGTCGATCTTCATCAGCCGTGCGACGCAGAAGCTTTACGTGCGGCGCAACACGCATAAGCCGGCGCCGGACGGGGGCGGCGAGGTGTTCGATGCGACCATCGAGGTTCCGGTCACGATCCGCGATCCCGGCAAGCGGATCGGCACCCATGTGTTCACGGCGATGGCGCGCAACGACGCCGGCCTGCGCTGGAACGCGGTCACGATCGACAACGCCGACGACGCCAAGGCCGCGCTCGACCGCATCACCATCCCGCAGGCGGTGCTCGAGCGCATCGCGCCGACCGCATTGCCGCGATCCTCGATCGTCATCTCGGACGAGCCGCTGAGCGCAGAGACCAACTATCGCACCGAGTTCGTCGCGGTGCTGAGCCATCAGCCGCAAGGCGGCTTTATCACGCGCAAGCCCACGCCCGATATCTACGTCGCGGAGCAGAACTTCTGGGGCGACAACAGCGGCTTCGGCTTCTTTTCCCAGCCTAATCGGGACTTCCAACCCGCCAACCCGCGTCCGCGCGGCGACCCGTACTATCGTCAGAGGCAACCGGGCTGGTGGTAG
- a CDS encoding PhzF family phenazine biosynthesis protein: MTVLRIAAFSDGNKGGNPAGVWIGDDFPPASKMQAMAADVGFSETAFAAPEGGAWRVRYFSPLCEVPFCGHATIALGAALALQHGDRTFELKLNRADISVAGRRDGQTIAAALQSPPTRSAPIDPLLQADLLQLLDYSIDDLDLKIPPAKIHGGADHVVMALKTRNALARMRYDLKLGRELMEKAGLVTVALVTAENPQLFHVRNAFAVGGVLEDPATGAAAAAFAGYLRDIGWPHGGVINIVQGEDMGMRSLIRAEISEIAGSSIRVSGTARIMNDA, from the coding sequence ATGACAGTTCTTCGCATCGCTGCATTTTCAGACGGTAATAAAGGCGGCAATCCTGCCGGTGTTTGGATCGGCGACGATTTTCCGCCTGCATCGAAGATGCAAGCGATGGCAGCGGATGTTGGGTTCTCGGAAACGGCCTTCGCGGCTCCCGAGGGTGGCGCATGGCGCGTTCGGTATTTTTCGCCACTATGTGAAGTGCCGTTTTGTGGACACGCCACCATCGCTCTGGGGGCAGCTCTTGCACTTCAACACGGCGACCGAACCTTTGAACTGAAGCTGAATCGCGCAGATATTTCGGTCGCTGGCCGCCGAGACGGCCAGACAATTGCAGCGGCGCTTCAATCACCGCCGACACGCAGCGCACCCATTGATCCCTTGCTACAAGCGGATTTGCTGCAACTTCTTGACTACTCGATCGACGATCTCGACTTGAAAATTCCGCCCGCGAAGATCCACGGCGGTGCCGACCATGTCGTCATGGCTCTCAAAACGCGCAACGCGCTTGCTCGCATGCGCTATGACCTCAAGCTCGGCCGAGAACTGATGGAAAAAGCCGGATTAGTCACGGTCGCGCTTGTTACGGCAGAGAACCCGCAATTGTTCCATGTCCGCAATGCGTTTGCAGTCGGAGGCGTACTGGAGGACCCGGCAACAGGTGCAGCCGCCGCTGCGTTTGCAGGATACTTACGCGACATAGGCTGGCCGCACGGGGGTGTCATTAATATTGTTCAGGGAGAAGACATGGGGATGCGATCGCTTATCCGTGCGGAGATTAGCGAGATTGCGGGCAGTTCAATAAGGGTATCAGGGACGGCACGCATCATGAACGACGCATGA
- a CDS encoding Rieske (2Fe-2S) protein: protein MTRHVIAPVDELPPGTRKFLTIDERPIAIFNINGEFFGLLNRCPHQGAALCEGPLIGLAQSSNPGEIEYTRHGEILRCPWHGWEFDIRTGQSYCDPKKFRTRAYPVNVEPGSSVVKGPYVAETLAVSVESDYVVVDL, encoded by the coding sequence ATGACCCGCCACGTCATCGCCCCGGTGGACGAACTGCCGCCGGGCACGCGCAAATTCCTCACCATCGACGAGCGGCCGATCGCGATCTTCAACATCAACGGCGAATTCTTCGGCCTGTTGAACCGCTGTCCGCATCAGGGCGCGGCGCTATGCGAAGGCCCGCTGATCGGGCTCGCGCAGTCCTCCAATCCCGGCGAGATCGAATACACAAGGCACGGCGAAATCCTGCGCTGCCCCTGGCACGGCTGGGAGTTCGACATTCGCACCGGGCAATCGTACTGCGACCCCAAAAAATTCCGCACCCGCGCCTATCCTGTCAATGTCGAGCCGGGCTCGAGCGTGGTGAAGGGGCCGTATGTGGCGGAGACGCTCGCGGTGTCGGTCGAGAGCGATTACGTGGTGGTGGATCTGTAG
- a CDS encoding amidohydrolase family protein: MNVQFRDRPEPASSASVKTAIADCDIHPARATRDELYPFLARRWHGHLETFGVHAYQGMMEGPPYPKTQPNASRRDAWPPEGGQQGSSLSFMQKQHLDPNNVALGVLNPLGATGQGMRNHDLSAALATAINDWQIEKWTSKDSRLKASVVVANEDGMAAAAEIRKRAGDRNFVQVLLLSRNVEPLGQRRYWPIYQAAEEAGLPVGVHAFGFGGNPITASGWPSYYIEEMVGHSQCQQTALASLVLEGVFERHPKLKMIMIEAGFGWAPSLSWRLDKVFEKLHGEVPHLKRKPSEYLRDHIFWTTQPMEDPERRDHLFDVIDWIGWDKLLFATDYPHWDYDEPSRVLPAGVSDANREAFYLTNALKLYGIS, from the coding sequence ATGAACGTGCAGTTTCGTGATCGTCCGGAGCCGGCATCGTCGGCGAGCGTCAAGACTGCGATTGCCGATTGCGATATCCATCCCGCGCGCGCCACCAGGGACGAACTGTACCCGTTCCTCGCCAGGCGCTGGCACGGCCATCTCGAAACCTTTGGCGTCCATGCCTATCAGGGCATGATGGAAGGCCCGCCCTATCCCAAGACGCAGCCGAATGCGTCGCGCCGCGACGCTTGGCCGCCGGAAGGCGGGCAGCAGGGCTCGTCGCTGTCGTTCATGCAGAAGCAGCATCTCGATCCCAACAATGTGGCGCTCGGCGTGCTCAACCCGCTCGGCGCCACCGGGCAGGGCATGCGCAATCACGATCTGTCCGCAGCATTGGCGACCGCCATCAACGACTGGCAGATCGAGAAATGGACCAGCAAGGACAGCCGGCTGAAAGCCTCCGTCGTGGTCGCCAACGAGGACGGCATGGCGGCTGCCGCCGAAATCCGCAAGCGCGCCGGAGACAGGAACTTCGTCCAGGTGCTCTTGCTCAGCCGCAACGTCGAGCCGCTCGGCCAGCGCCGTTACTGGCCGATCTATCAGGCGGCGGAGGAGGCCGGGCTTCCGGTCGGCGTGCACGCCTTCGGCTTCGGCGGCAATCCGATCACCGCCTCGGGCTGGCCGAGCTACTACATCGAGGAGATGGTTGGCCATTCGCAGTGCCAGCAGACCGCGCTCGCCAGCCTCGTGCTGGAAGGCGTGTTCGAACGGCACCCGAAACTGAAGATGATCATGATCGAGGCCGGCTTCGGCTGGGCGCCGTCGCTGTCGTGGCGGCTCGACAAGGTCTTCGAGAAGCTGCACGGCGAGGTGCCGCACCTCAAGCGCAAGCCGTCGGAATATCTCCGCGATCACATCTTCTGGACCACGCAACCGATGGAAGACCCGGAGCGGCGCGATCATCTGTTCGACGTGATCGACTGGATCGGCTGGGACAAATTGCTGTTCGCGACCGACTATCCGCATTGGGATTACGACGAACCCTCGCGGGTGCTGCCCGCCGGCGTCAGCGACGCCAACCGCGAAGCGTTCTATCTGACCAACGCGCTGAAGCTGTACGGAATCTCATGA